In a single window of the Luteolibacter yonseiensis genome:
- a CDS encoding Fur family transcriptional regulator has product MDAGIQERLNEFIRRKGLRRTGQRDTIVKAAFCKDEHFTAEELFERARKLDSETSRATVYRTLSLLVEADLLREIDLGDNQTTYDPNFNDKPSHNHLVCIDCGRVVEFEDSHLELLNDCVTRRLGFKPIRQSIKIEANCEQLRLNGRCPNLIATRLSGKRLRKKR; this is encoded by the coding sequence GTGGACGCCGGAATCCAGGAACGACTCAATGAATTCATCCGACGCAAGGGACTGCGTCGGACGGGCCAGCGCGACACCATCGTGAAGGCGGCCTTCTGCAAGGACGAGCACTTCACGGCCGAGGAATTGTTCGAGCGCGCGAGGAAACTGGATTCCGAGACATCACGCGCCACGGTCTACCGCACACTCAGTCTTCTGGTGGAGGCGGACCTGCTCCGTGAAATCGACCTCGGAGACAACCAGACGACCTACGATCCGAACTTCAACGACAAGCCGTCGCACAACCACCTCGTCTGCATCGACTGCGGACGCGTGGTGGAATTCGAAGACTCCCATCTGGAGCTGCTCAACGATTGCGTGACCCGGCGGCTTGGATTCAAGCCGATCCGCCAGAGCATCAAGATCGAGGCGAACTGCGAACAACTCCGGTTGAACGGCCGGTGCCCGAACCTGATCGCCACGAGGCTCTCGGGGAAACGGCTGCGCAAGAAGCGTTAA
- a CDS encoding GNAT family N-acetyltransferase, with the protein MVRTYQNGDHHSIGRIYHEAIHRLACRDYTEEQLAAWAGREADRGKWSRDWQARCERKRPFVKVLDDRVVGFMELDPDGHIDCTFVDPDHAGQGVMDEIMAEVKREALRLGLEKLYAEVSITARRFFERQGFVRVRDNTAVIGEIELANFIMEWKVVPTTP; encoded by the coding sequence ATGGTCCGCACCTATCAAAACGGAGATCATCATTCCATCGGCCGCATCTACCATGAGGCGATCCATCGCCTGGCCTGCCGGGATTACACGGAGGAGCAGCTGGCCGCATGGGCGGGAAGAGAGGCGGATCGGGGAAAATGGAGCCGCGACTGGCAGGCGCGATGCGAGAGGAAACGGCCGTTCGTCAAAGTCCTGGACGATCGCGTCGTGGGTTTCATGGAGCTGGACCCGGACGGCCATATCGACTGCACGTTCGTAGACCCCGATCACGCCGGACAGGGAGTGATGGATGAGATCATGGCTGAGGTGAAGCGGGAAGCGCTGCGGCTCGGACTGGAGAAGCTTTACGCCGAAGTATCCATCACCGCGCGAAGGTTTTTCGAGAGGCAGGGATTCGTCCGGGTGCGGGACAACACGGCGGTCATTGGAGAAATCGAACTCGCCAACTTCATCATGGAATGGAAAGTCGTGCCGACGACTCCATGA
- a CDS encoding HAD family hydrolase — protein MNDATPPPGIALFDLDGTLIAWDCQLLFRHFILRREPWRGVFLPVFLAFLPLTGLLGAGGMKRIFLSYLYGISPEKLDEYSREFASAVMPAIYPELLERLEEQRRRGDFLILASASPEFYVKHIGRELGFHLTLGTPVETGTFFPDLENHKGVAKVERLRQILPASYFQDDRLRNCHGYTDSTADLPMLALCETATVVNPSAGLAELARGNGWKIVHPARPWISKLGFFARTLALLVGAGDDPGGISKSVK, from the coding sequence ATGAATGACGCCACTCCGCCCCCGGGTATTGCCTTGTTTGATCTCGACGGGACTTTGATCGCGTGGGACTGCCAGCTCTTGTTCCGGCACTTCATCCTGCGCCGCGAGCCGTGGCGGGGAGTTTTCCTGCCGGTGTTTCTCGCGTTCCTGCCGCTCACCGGATTACTGGGGGCGGGCGGGATGAAGAGGATTTTCCTGAGCTATCTCTACGGAATATCCCCGGAAAAACTGGATGAATATTCGCGGGAATTCGCATCCGCGGTGATGCCGGCGATCTATCCGGAGCTGCTCGAGCGACTGGAGGAACAGAGGCGGAGGGGAGATTTCCTCATCCTCGCATCGGCCAGCCCGGAATTTTATGTGAAACACATCGGGCGGGAACTGGGATTCCACCTGACGCTGGGCACGCCCGTGGAGACCGGGACGTTTTTCCCGGATCTGGAAAATCACAAGGGCGTCGCCAAGGTGGAACGCCTGCGGCAAATCCTGCCCGCATCGTATTTCCAGGACGACCGGCTCCGGAACTGCCATGGCTACACCGACAGCACGGCGGACCTGCCGATGCTCGCGCTTTGCGAAACCGCCACGGTGGTGAACCCGTCGGCCGGACTCGCGGAACTCGCGCGCGGCAACGGTTGGAAGATCGTCCATCCCGCGCGGCCGTGGATATCGAAGCTCGGATTTTTCGCGAGAACACTCGCGTTGCTGGTCGGAGCCGGAGATGATCCGGGCGGAATTTCCAAATCGGTAAAATGA
- a CDS encoding DUF2264 domain-containing protein, with protein MRLISAILCLVITPLFTYAQPGGAEDRAYAVKSLDRIARPVMESLAEGKLKQRLPLAPGEESRRDYTHLEAFGRTLAGIAPWLALGADDTPEGRLRAEYIRLSNQAMIHATAPESPDRMNFTKGGQPLVDAAFLAQALIRAPEQLWRPLDETQRRNLADALKATRRIKPYESNWLLFSALVEAALWKCTGECEQPPIERALAKHEEWYLGDGTYGDGPEYHWDYYNSFVIQPALIDVLQVCAEKKSPLAAKFPEVLKRAGRYAEVQERLISPEGTFPVIGRSSAYRFGAFQTLSIVALRHELPKSVEPAAVRCGLTAVIRRMLEAPGTFDKNGWLRAGVAGHQPAVREGYISTGSLYLCLAGLAHLGLPPDDPLWTGPARDWTQKRIWAGENVPADHSMK; from the coding sequence ATGCGATTGATATCCGCGATCCTCTGTTTGGTGATCACCCCGCTTTTTACCTATGCCCAGCCGGGAGGGGCGGAAGACCGTGCGTATGCGGTGAAGTCGTTGGACCGCATCGCGCGGCCTGTGATGGAATCACTCGCGGAGGGGAAGTTGAAACAACGTCTCCCGCTGGCTCCGGGCGAGGAATCCCGTCGCGATTACACCCACCTCGAAGCGTTCGGCCGCACGCTGGCCGGTATCGCTCCCTGGCTGGCCTTGGGAGCGGACGATACTCCCGAAGGCCGCCTGCGGGCGGAATACATCCGGCTTTCCAACCAGGCGATGATCCACGCGACGGCCCCTGAATCGCCGGACCGCATGAATTTCACGAAAGGCGGCCAGCCTCTGGTGGATGCGGCGTTTCTCGCACAGGCACTCATCCGCGCGCCGGAACAATTGTGGCGGCCGCTTGATGAAACCCAGCGACGGAATCTGGCGGACGCGTTGAAGGCCACCCGCAGGATCAAACCCTACGAAAGCAATTGGCTGCTTTTCTCCGCATTGGTCGAGGCCGCGCTGTGGAAATGCACGGGCGAGTGCGAGCAGCCCCCCATCGAACGCGCGCTCGCCAAACACGAGGAATGGTACCTCGGCGACGGCACGTATGGCGACGGCCCGGAATACCACTGGGACTATTACAACAGCTTCGTCATCCAGCCCGCCCTCATCGATGTGCTGCAGGTCTGTGCGGAAAAAAAGTCACCATTGGCGGCGAAATTTCCGGAAGTTCTCAAGCGGGCGGGCCGCTATGCCGAGGTGCAGGAGCGCCTGATCTCACCCGAAGGAACCTTCCCTGTCATCGGCCGGTCAAGCGCCTACCGCTTCGGCGCGTTCCAGACCCTGTCCATCGTCGCGCTGCGTCACGAGCTGCCCAAGTCCGTGGAACCCGCGGCGGTGCGCTGCGGGCTCACGGCGGTGATCCGGCGCATGCTGGAAGCCCCGGGAACGTTCGATAAAAACGGGTGGCTGCGGGCGGGTGTCGCCGGTCACCAACCCGCCGTGCGCGAGGGTTACATTTCCACCGGCAGCCTCTATCTGTGCCTGGCGGGTCTGGCCCACCTCGGGCTTCCTCCCGACGATCCGCTCTGGACCGGGCCCGCGCGTGATTGGACGCAGAAACGCATCTGGGCGGGAGAAAATGTCCCGGCGGACCACTCGATGAAATGA
- a CDS encoding NUDIX domain-containing protein, with protein sequence MVRYRPNVAALIVNSVGNLLICERWTIPGAWQFPQGGVDAGESLIEALHREVSEEVGLGPNHYEVVSHREGYRYLYPEHVRGKKIRKHGSHGQEQTYFLCHLKHDAPPVNVNQKQREFRAYRWILPEEFDLDWLPAFKRDVYREVMRDFFQVEL encoded by the coding sequence ATGGTCCGTTATCGCCCTAACGTCGCCGCCTTGATCGTCAATTCCGTGGGAAATCTGCTGATTTGCGAACGCTGGACCATTCCCGGCGCGTGGCAGTTTCCCCAAGGCGGAGTGGATGCGGGCGAGTCGCTCATCGAGGCGCTTCACCGGGAGGTGAGCGAGGAAGTGGGACTGGGTCCGAATCACTATGAGGTCGTCAGCCATCGTGAGGGTTACCGCTATCTTTATCCGGAGCACGTCCGGGGGAAAAAAATCCGCAAGCATGGCAGCCACGGGCAGGAGCAGACTTATTTCCTCTGCCACCTGAAGCATGACGCCCCCCCGGTGAACGTGAACCAGAAGCAACGCGAGTTCCGCGCCTACCGCTGGATCCTGCCGGAAGAGTTCGATCTGGATTGGCTGCCCGCCTTCAAGCGCGACGTTTACCGCGAGGTGATGCGGGATTTTTTCCAAGTGGAACTCTAG
- a CDS encoding RNA polymerase sigma factor produces MKVEPPSIDATREHLHRFAASGCDVSFRALFDSHAGLVYHAALRTGRGDRQLAEDVVQTVFTSLARKASTFSSRIILPAWLHRHACLTTRQMMRSTRRRQIREEASALLRQDLGGSSAVMAELIDEALNSLSHPDRVALVLRFLENKDLRSVGRELGISEDAAQKRVSRGLDRLRSALGRRGVGKSFIPLAGTFLSGQAGAVPSGLGSLAAASLQAVSVTAPAFPAVAGAIACFTMKKSTIVLASVLAALTGTALVTTTQWRRPGPASASTGPVPAKSNPAKPLPAARQGPDPSGVVEPPSPRSTPSSKGAGRLEITTTKGPHFPTPPASVKPFAEYDQATRDAFRSHPLTKVAQDRLNAMRSVTQRMLNQMTAVHKEKLALYQTLLASSNDPGLNEAGRAEVEARMRTLSAGITQGEQEQADFKAGMNEMLNRNLAASTERILEKIENPASEDKRPEPNEAVSFNTGEALFLSGDYAAAENTFAALADSSDPRVATFSQWKVMLTRMLQGKDNTNEIQPLLLGSVSSACYAMAAHSIQQGGWEEAAVWIEKAKSGGSPEDNVVFNDPLVEMGWMDQATGLLIPPDQ; encoded by the coding sequence ATGAAAGTTGAGCCTCCATCCATTGACGCCACACGGGAGCACCTGCACCGGTTTGCGGCAAGCGGCTGCGATGTTTCGTTCCGGGCGCTTTTCGACAGCCACGCGGGGCTGGTCTACCATGCGGCGCTGAGGACCGGTCGCGGTGACCGGCAACTGGCGGAGGATGTCGTGCAGACGGTGTTCACCAGTTTGGCACGGAAAGCCTCCACGTTTTCATCCCGCATCATCCTTCCCGCGTGGTTGCACCGCCACGCCTGCCTGACGACCCGGCAGATGATGCGGTCCACGCGCCGCCGCCAGATTCGTGAAGAGGCGTCCGCCTTGCTCCGCCAGGATTTGGGAGGCTCTTCCGCCGTCATGGCCGAGCTGATTGACGAAGCGTTGAACTCCCTTTCCCATCCGGATCGGGTGGCTTTGGTCCTGCGGTTTTTGGAAAACAAGGACCTCCGCTCGGTCGGGCGCGAACTCGGAATCAGTGAGGACGCCGCTCAGAAGCGCGTCAGCCGCGGACTTGACCGTCTCCGTTCCGCACTTGGCCGCCGGGGTGTGGGGAAGAGTTTCATCCCACTGGCAGGGACCTTCCTGTCCGGACAGGCCGGAGCCGTTCCGTCCGGCCTCGGTTCCCTTGCGGCCGCATCGCTCCAGGCCGTGTCCGTCACCGCTCCCGCCTTTCCCGCCGTGGCGGGTGCCATCGCCTGCTTCACCATGAAAAAATCGACGATTGTCCTAGCATCCGTCCTCGCCGCCCTGACCGGAACGGCCTTGGTCACCACGACCCAATGGCGCCGGCCGGGTCCGGCTTCCGCCTCGACCGGTCCCGTTCCGGCAAAATCAAATCCGGCCAAGCCTTTGCCTGCGGCCCGGCAAGGTCCGGACCCATCCGGGGTGGTCGAGCCTCCATCCCCCCGAAGCACTCCCTCCTCGAAAGGGGCGGGTCGGTTGGAAATCACCACCACGAAAGGGCCGCACTTTCCCACGCCTCCCGCCTCAGTGAAGCCGTTTGCCGAATATGATCAGGCGACACGTGACGCCTTCAGGAGTCATCCGTTGACCAAGGTCGCCCAGGACAGGCTGAACGCCATGAGGTCGGTGACCCAAAGGATGCTGAATCAGATGACCGCGGTTCACAAAGAGAAGTTAGCCCTCTATCAGACGTTGCTGGCTTCCAGCAACGATCCCGGCCTGAACGAGGCCGGGCGGGCGGAGGTGGAGGCCCGGATGCGGACGCTATCCGCCGGGATCACGCAAGGCGAACAGGAGCAGGCGGACTTCAAGGCCGGAATGAACGAGATGCTCAATCGCAACCTGGCCGCCTCCACCGAGCGGATTTTGGAAAAAATTGAAAACCCCGCGTCGGAGGACAAGCGTCCCGAACCGAACGAAGCCGTGTCGTTCAACACCGGCGAAGCCTTGTTCCTCAGCGGTGACTACGCCGCCGCCGAAAACACGTTCGCCGCGCTCGCCGACAGTTCCGATCCCCGGGTGGCCACGTTTTCCCAATGGAAGGTGATGCTCACCCGGATGCTTCAGGGGAAGGACAATACCAACGAAATCCAGCCGCTGCTGCTGGGCTCGGTTTCATCCGCCTGCTATGCCATGGCCGCCCATTCGATCCAGCAGGGTGGCTGGGAAGAGGCGGCCGTGTGGATCGAGAAGGCGAAGTCCGGTGGTTCTCCGGAAGACAACGTTGTCTTCAACGATCCGCTGGTGGAAATGGGGTGGATGGATCAGGCGACGGGCCTTCTGATTCCACCGGACCAGTAG
- the rnc gene encoding ribonuclease III produces MQPLESRIHYKFRNSLLLAEALTHPSLAYESQKPHFDNQRMEFLGDAVLQLIVTEELFKMFPDFTEGRLTKLRSRVVSRRALARFAMAIHLGDYVLLGKGEEATGGRRRLSTLADAFESLIGAVYLDSGPNPARELVLRLFESEIGNMITSPEERNPKGELQECLQAIHPQAPVYRVIGESGPDHRRVFQSEVSWQDRVLATGKGKSKKEAEARAAAEALRARVWER; encoded by the coding sequence ATGCAGCCGCTTGAGAGCAGGATTCATTACAAATTTCGCAATTCGCTGTTGTTGGCGGAAGCGTTGACCCATCCCAGTCTCGCGTACGAATCGCAGAAGCCGCATTTCGACAACCAGCGCATGGAGTTTCTCGGCGATGCCGTGCTGCAACTTATTGTTACGGAAGAACTTTTCAAAATGTTCCCGGATTTCACCGAGGGACGCCTCACCAAACTCCGCTCCCGCGTGGTTTCCAGAAGAGCTCTCGCCCGCTTCGCAATGGCGATCCACCTCGGCGATTATGTGCTGTTGGGAAAAGGAGAGGAAGCCACCGGCGGACGCCGCCGCCTGTCCACTTTGGCGGATGCCTTCGAATCGCTCATCGGCGCGGTTTATCTGGATTCCGGACCGAACCCGGCGCGCGAGCTGGTCCTGCGGCTTTTCGAGTCGGAGATCGGCAACATGATCACAAGCCCCGAGGAGCGGAATCCCAAGGGCGAACTGCAGGAATGCCTGCAGGCGATCCATCCGCAGGCACCGGTTTACCGGGTCATCGGAGAAAGCGGTCCCGACCACCGGCGTGTTTTCCAGTCCGAGGTTTCCTGGCAGGACCGGGTGCTCGCGACCGGAAAAGGCAAAAGTAAGAAAGAAGCCGAAGCCCGCGCCGCCGCAGAGGCCCTGCGTGCGAGAGTGTGGGAGAGGTAA
- a CDS encoding ABC-F family ATP-binding cassette domain-containing protein, whose product MISIQSLRVEFGARVLFNDLSFSVQPRERIAFAGHNGAGKSTLMKCVAGIIRPTSGLISSPRGTRVGYLPQEGIHVKGRTLWQETESAFGETMALSEKIDRLSNELVKLDPRSSPYGDLLEEIGELELQLDSMDPGRMKPRIESVLKGLGFQTKDFTRDCSEFSGGWQMRIAMAKLFLQEPEVLLLDEPTNHLDIGTQIWVEQYLINYPGAILLISHDRALLDTLCTRTIAFAHGRAEEYAGNFSYFERESVLRKEIQLKQYEAQQREIGEIQRFIDRFRASANKATLVQSRIKMLAKIERIPQPEREDAVMNFKFPPPPNSGHTVAKLDAVHKSYGALNIFSGFDFEINKGEKFAIVGPNGAGKSTFCRLITGQEEPDAGTHTFGHKVATSFFSQNHADELDPNLTVLETVEAAASRESMPHARNLLGCFLFRGDDVFKKIGVLSGGERSRVALVCMLLRPANFLILDEPTNHLDMQSQDVLQRALIDYPGSVMIVSHNRNFLDALVTKTLEFRPGEQPVLYAGNITYYLEKSAEDEANKKGAPKLANLSAQSAPAANTSSRQSTPGVNRKEQRRIEAEQREIKSKVLKPLETEFAALEIKIAELEGAQATLTQQLSTAAVTENPGKLREVTNAVDKLAKSLETSYTRWGALSEEIERIKTKLGIQD is encoded by the coding sequence ATGATTTCCATCCAGTCCCTTCGAGTTGAATTCGGCGCGCGTGTGCTTTTCAACGATCTCTCGTTCTCCGTGCAGCCGCGCGAGCGCATCGCCTTCGCCGGGCACAACGGTGCTGGCAAGTCCACGCTCATGAAATGCGTGGCCGGAATCATCCGCCCCACCTCCGGACTGATCAGCTCGCCGCGGGGCACCCGCGTGGGCTACCTCCCGCAGGAGGGGATCCACGTGAAGGGACGCACGCTGTGGCAGGAAACGGAATCCGCCTTCGGTGAGACGATGGCGCTTTCGGAAAAAATCGACCGCCTTTCGAACGAACTCGTGAAGCTCGATCCCCGCTCGTCGCCGTATGGCGACCTGTTGGAGGAGATCGGCGAGCTGGAGCTCCAGTTGGATTCCATGGATCCCGGGCGCATGAAGCCGCGCATCGAGTCAGTGCTGAAGGGGCTTGGCTTCCAAACGAAGGACTTCACCCGCGACTGCTCGGAGTTTTCCGGTGGTTGGCAGATGCGGATCGCGATGGCGAAGCTGTTCCTCCAGGAACCGGAGGTCCTGCTGCTGGACGAACCGACGAACCACCTCGACATCGGCACCCAGATCTGGGTCGAGCAATACCTGATCAACTACCCCGGCGCGATCCTCCTCATTTCCCACGACCGCGCCCTGCTGGACACCCTCTGCACGCGCACCATCGCCTTCGCCCACGGCCGGGCCGAGGAATACGCGGGGAACTTCTCCTACTTCGAACGCGAGTCGGTGCTGCGGAAGGAAATCCAGCTCAAGCAATATGAAGCCCAGCAGCGGGAAATCGGGGAAATCCAGCGGTTCATCGACCGCTTCCGCGCCTCTGCCAACAAGGCGACGCTCGTGCAATCCCGCATCAAGATGCTCGCGAAGATCGAACGCATCCCGCAGCCGGAGCGCGAGGACGCGGTGATGAACTTCAAGTTCCCACCCCCGCCGAACTCCGGACACACCGTGGCGAAACTGGACGCGGTGCACAAATCCTACGGCGCGCTGAACATTTTCAGCGGTTTCGACTTCGAAATCAACAAGGGCGAGAAATTCGCCATCGTGGGTCCGAACGGCGCTGGCAAATCCACCTTCTGCCGCCTGATCACGGGCCAGGAAGAGCCGGACGCCGGTACCCACACCTTCGGCCACAAGGTCGCCACCTCGTTCTTCTCCCAGAACCACGCCGACGAGCTCGACCCGAACCTCACCGTGCTTGAGACCGTCGAGGCCGCCGCCTCCCGCGAGTCCATGCCGCACGCGCGGAACCTGCTGGGCTGTTTCCTTTTCCGGGGTGACGATGTTTTCAAGAAAATCGGCGTGTTGTCCGGTGGCGAGCGTTCGCGCGTCGCCCTTGTCTGCATGCTGCTGCGCCCGGCGAACTTCCTCATTCTCGACGAGCCGACGAACCACCTCGACATGCAGTCGCAGGACGTGCTCCAGCGCGCGCTCATCGACTATCCCGGCAGCGTGATGATCGTTTCCCACAACCGGAATTTCCTCGACGCGCTCGTCACCAAGACGCTCGAATTCCGTCCCGGCGAACAGCCGGTGCTCTACGCGGGCAACATCACCTACTACCTGGAAAAATCCGCCGAGGACGAGGCGAACAAAAAAGGCGCGCCCAAGCTCGCGAACCTCTCCGCCCAGTCCGCCCCTGCCGCGAACACCTCATCCCGCCAATCCACTCCGGGCGTGAACCGCAAGGAGCAGCGCCGCATCGAGGCCGAGCAACGCGAGATCAAGTCCAAGGTCCTCAAGCCCCTCGAAACCGAATTCGCCGCGCTGGAAATCAAGATCGCCGAGCTGGAAGGAGCACAGGCCACCCTCACCCAGCAGCTCTCCACCGCAGCCGTCACCGAGAATCCCGGCAAACTCCGCGAAGTGACCAACGCCGTGGACAAGCTCGCGAAATCCCTCGAAACCAGCTACACCCGCTGGGGCGCGCTTTCCGAGGAAATCGAACGGATCAAGACGAAGCTCGGCATTCAAGACTGA
- a CDS encoding dienelactone hydrolase family protein — MKRLLLLVFVGLTLPAFAQDLTRAQAEKLRDKLAAETLATLKTKRAAEISARSITLGGKTLKWLEKEFGKAPEGKRSLWISMHGGGSGPAAMNDGQWENQIKLYQPKEGIYLAPRAPTDAWNMWHEGHIDPLFTRLIEGMVATRGVDPDRVYLMGYSAGGDGVWQLAPRMADRFAAVAMMAGHPNEASLLGVRNLPFALFMGGEDAAYDRNKIAAAKEKELDALQKADPKGYEHFVKIYKGLPHWMNGKDAEAVPWMAKHTRNPWPDKIVWFQDDVTHDRFYWLEIPASGAKAGQKIVATVKGNEITLEGDVPEKMTLNLSDELVNLDAAVTVKVNGKQVFQGVVKRTQAAIVEALKANPDPRLCPSASLRL, encoded by the coding sequence ATGAAACGTCTGCTCCTGTTGGTTTTTGTCGGCCTGACCCTTCCCGCCTTCGCGCAGGATCTCACCCGTGCCCAGGCGGAAAAGCTGCGGGACAAGCTCGCTGCGGAAACGCTGGCCACTCTCAAAACGAAACGCGCGGCGGAGATCTCCGCCAGATCGATCACTCTCGGCGGAAAAACCCTGAAGTGGCTGGAGAAGGAATTCGGCAAAGCACCGGAAGGGAAACGCAGCCTGTGGATCTCCATGCACGGCGGCGGCAGCGGACCCGCCGCGATGAACGACGGACAGTGGGAGAACCAGATCAAACTCTATCAGCCGAAGGAAGGCATCTACCTCGCCCCGCGCGCGCCGACGGACGCGTGGAACATGTGGCACGAGGGTCACATCGATCCGCTTTTCACCCGCCTCATCGAGGGCATGGTCGCCACCCGCGGCGTCGATCCGGACCGAGTCTACCTGATGGGCTACTCGGCGGGCGGCGACGGCGTCTGGCAGCTCGCCCCGCGCATGGCGGACCGTTTCGCCGCCGTGGCGATGATGGCGGGCCATCCGAACGAGGCGTCCCTCCTGGGTGTTAGAAATCTTCCCTTCGCCCTCTTCATGGGCGGCGAGGACGCCGCGTATGACCGGAACAAGATCGCCGCCGCGAAGGAAAAGGAGCTGGACGCCCTGCAAAAAGCCGATCCCAAGGGCTACGAGCATTTCGTGAAAATCTACAAGGGCCTGCCGCACTGGATGAATGGCAAGGACGCCGAGGCTGTTCCGTGGATGGCGAAGCACACGCGGAATCCATGGCCGGACAAGATCGTCTGGTTCCAGGATGACGTCACCCACGATCGGTTCTACTGGCTGGAGATCCCAGCCTCCGGCGCGAAGGCCGGGCAGAAGATCGTCGCCACCGTCAAGGGGAACGAGATCACGCTGGAAGGAGATGTCCCGGAGAAGATGACGCTGAATCTGTCCGATGAACTCGTGAATCTGGATGCCGCCGTGACGGTGAAGGTGAACGGGAAACAGGTGTTCCAAGGAGTCGTCAAACGCACGCAGGCCGCCATTGTGGAAGCGCTGAAGGCCAACCCGGATCCGCGGCTGTGCCCGTCAGCCAGCCTGCGGCTGTGA